One window of Pyrus communis chromosome 12, drPyrComm1.1, whole genome shotgun sequence genomic DNA carries:
- the LOC137711091 gene encoding probable inactive poly [ADP-ribose] polymerase SRO5, protein MEYRNDYPNLSSGNSSDYERSDQFSDSGNSSEDDSASETVQSSISDSESVADSGSSSSGNQSRPFGDGLVPLFDGDRVHDLIKQRFLSSLGLLGAQASVVAVHRNSYSSLVGQARLRSFQIYLKAVEEKCGGNPNVKYAWYAPSSKDEISKIICHGFGNFEEPQRDGVFGNGVYLAPDDSPMQCVESLNVDEDGLRHLLLCRVILGRPEVVCPGSKQHHPSSEQFDSGIDSIFAPKKYIIWSTHMNTHILPEYVISFRAPNCLKEFLKVQEPIKKPTSPWMPFPALISVLSKFLPPPSIALISKHYKDHRENLITRQQLIQKVRQIAGDKLLASIIKSFRAKQIKTLQTKGMPQAEAAVRWTV, encoded by the exons ATGGAGTACAGAAATGATTATCCAAATCTTTCTTCTGGAAATTCATCGGATTATGAACGTAGCGACCAATTCTCCGATTCGGGAAATTCATCGGAAGACGACTCTGCCTCAGAGACCGTCCAGTCGTCGATCTCCGACTCCGAAAGCGTCGCCGATTCGGGTTCTTCGAGTTCCGGTAATCAATCTCGGCCGTTCGGTGATGGGTTGGTCCCACTTTTCGACGGAGACAGAGTTCACGACCTCATCAAGCAGCGGTTCCTTTCGAGCTTGGGATTGCTTGGGGCGCAAGCAAGTGTGGTGGCGGTTCACAGGAACTCCTACTCGAGCCTTGTGGGCCAAGCAAGGCTGCGTTCCTTTCAAATTTACTTGAAAGCGGTGGAGGAGAAGTGCGGAGGAAATCCCAACGTGAAGTACGCTTGGTACGCGCCTTCTTCGAAAGACGAGATTTCGAAGATCATCTGCCATGGTTTCGGCAACTTTGAGGAGCCTCAGAGAGATGGGGTGTTCGGCAATGGTGTTTATCTTGCTCCTGATGATTCTCCTATGCAATG TGTGGAAAGCTTGAACGTTGACGAAGACGGTCTACGACATCTCCTGCTCTGCCGTGTGATACTGGGGAGGCCGGAGGTTGTGTGTCCCGGTTCTAAACAGCATCATCCGAGCTCCGAACAGTTCGATTCCGGCATCGACAGCATCTTTGCTCCCAAGAAGTACATAATTTGGAGTACGCACATGAACACTCACATCCTACCGGAGTATGTCATCAGCTTCAGAGCTCCTAATTGCTTGAAAG AATTTCTGAAGGTTCAAGAACCAATCAAGAAACCGACTTCGCCGTGGATGCCGTTTCCGGCGCTAATCAGCGTGCTTTCGAAGTTCTTGCCGCCACCTTCCATTGCCTTGATCAGCAAGCATTACAAAGATCACAGA gaGAATTTGATTACAAGGCAGCAACTAATACAAAAAGTGAGACAAATTGCTGGGGACAAGTTACTGGCTTCAATTATCAAATCTTTCAGAGCCaag CAAATCAAAACATTGCAAACTAAAGGGATGCCCCAAGCGGAGGCAGCAGTAAGATGGACGGTGTAG